A genome region from Methylobacterium sp. FF17 includes the following:
- a CDS encoding HlyD family efflux transporter periplasmic adaptor subunit, with product MQRSLSVSAPPSGQKAGHTRVVRLSAYSVATVLALLMTTATLPPLLADQSDRAVINAPISLLTAPITGELTEVSASIGQRLGSGDTVARIHNGRIDRTTLITLDGKVDELRGSLLAARQKKESDLAYVAALDAEIRRQVEQTVAKLEGEVAEARARVASADAEGQSTKAVVDRQQAMVDRNTASLDLLRPTQHKLEAARFDKDAETAKLNQKLAELGAVKKNVFVGNQSNSLAVLTQKRRDLAFDAQRLGIEEVQLAASLKAQETLLVAERKRLDSLADAEMRAMNGGVVLSLGVAEGRHVNPGDSVATLVDCDQAFAVGIFSYRQAQELAVGTPVRISATGSTIPQRGWVSEILPKTSDKTDQQYAVPFPQTERREMYVLVSLDPNALPDAAETASPGQAARRTTPCSVGQWVTITRENGWVPSASVAWKAMASGFNGPEAKAAWSVLASTATTTAAKASDLVSRGVRSPEMKQAWSSVTSGVTQAADAVSSGVRDLVSRVSGQKEADRANRAERRQHAAGNTH from the coding sequence ATGCAGCGATCTCTGTCGGTCTCCGCTCCGCCATCCGGCCAGAAGGCAGGCCACACCCGGGTTGTCCGTCTCTCGGCCTACTCGGTCGCCACTGTCCTGGCCCTGCTCATGACGACGGCGACGCTGCCCCCTCTTCTTGCGGATCAGTCGGATCGCGCGGTCATCAATGCGCCGATCAGCCTCCTCACGGCGCCGATCACGGGAGAGCTGACCGAGGTGTCCGCCAGCATCGGGCAGCGCCTCGGGTCCGGCGATACGGTGGCGCGCATTCACAACGGCCGCATCGACCGTACGACCCTGATTACCTTGGACGGCAAGGTCGACGAACTGCGCGGCTCCCTGCTGGCAGCACGCCAGAAGAAAGAATCCGATCTTGCCTATGTCGCGGCCCTCGATGCCGAGATCCGTCGCCAAGTGGAACAGACCGTCGCCAAGCTCGAGGGTGAGGTGGCGGAAGCCCGGGCTCGGGTCGCCTCCGCGGATGCCGAGGGACAATCCACCAAGGCCGTGGTCGATCGCCAGCAGGCCATGGTGGATCGCAACACCGCCAGCCTCGACCTCCTGCGCCCCACCCAGCACAAGCTTGAGGCCGCGCGCTTCGACAAGGATGCCGAGACGGCCAAGCTGAACCAGAAGCTCGCCGAACTCGGCGCGGTGAAGAAGAACGTCTTCGTCGGCAATCAATCCAACAGCCTGGCGGTCCTCACCCAGAAGCGACGGGACCTCGCCTTCGACGCCCAGCGGCTCGGGATCGAAGAAGTGCAGCTTGCCGCCAGTCTCAAGGCACAGGAGACGCTGCTCGTCGCCGAACGCAAGCGTCTGGACAGCCTCGCGGATGCCGAAATGCGGGCGATGAACGGCGGCGTGGTTCTCAGCCTCGGCGTCGCGGAAGGGCGACACGTCAACCCCGGCGACTCGGTCGCCACGCTGGTGGATTGCGACCAGGCCTTCGCAGTCGGTATCTTCTCCTACCGACAGGCGCAGGAACTGGCCGTCGGAACGCCGGTGCGGATTTCCGCCACGGGCAGCACCATTCCCCAGCGCGGCTGGGTCAGCGAAATCCTGCCCAAGACCAGCGACAAGACCGACCAGCAATATGCGGTGCCCTTCCCGCAGACCGAACGGCGCGAGATGTATGTGCTCGTCAGCCTGGACCCCAACGCGCTGCCGGACGCTGCCGAGACCGCCTCGCCCGGGCAGGCTGCGCGCCGCACCACGCCCTGCTCGGTCGGCCAATGGGTCACGATCACGCGGGAGAACGGCTGGGTTCCCTCGGCCTCCGTCGCCTGGAAGGCGATGGCCTCCGGCTTCAACGGACCGGAGGCGAAAGCCGCCTGGAGCGTTCTGGCCTCGACCGCCACCACCACGGCTGCGAAAGCCTCCGATCTCGTCAGCCGGGGCGTGCGCTCGCCGGAGATGAAGCAGGCTTGGTCCTCGGTCACGAGCGGCGTCACACAGGCCGCCGATGCCGTGTCATCCGGGGTCCGGGATCTGGTCTCCCGGGTCTCCGGCCAGAAGGAAGCCGATCGAGCGAACCGGGCCGAGCGGCGTCAGCACGCTGCCGGGAACACGCATTGA